The window TAATGGATtacaaaattatcattaaaaaagtcaaaaaatcaatttctcGTATGACTGGTGAGATAAGCGATAATAGTCTAGACGAAGTCGCCAGTATGTTTCGCTTGAAGACCATAGAGGAAGTGAAGGAAGTGGAAGAAAAACTAAGCACTCCGGAATTTTGTCAATTAAtagtaagacctggttcacactagaaaacttttttgcgaaacttttgttttttgtatgtgagagaaagaaatatcaaccatcccTTTCTCTCAGACACAAAATCAAAGTTTCTCATCAAAAggttcccagtgtgaaccaggctTAACAAACTAAAATACTAGAGTCCGACCaaacgttcgggtacgggttcggtGTACGGTAAAAAGTGACGTTCGGCCAAAGTTCggcgttcggtcaaaattttGCCGAAcatcgaactttttatttaatttattttaaatcaccAAAAAATAGAACTATGATTAATGtgattacaaatacaaaaaatacaactatGTGTACTGTCAACAACAATACTAAAAATACAACCATGTCAAaaaatacgtacatatgtattaaacattttcttgaaAGCGGCAATaggtgtataaaaaattttatgaaaattgtgaatttattaaaaaacatttctattaCATGGCtggtaaatatataataataccAATTGCGGTAATCCaatattaaccaaaatttttatCTTCTATATAGTTAATTATGCCTACAAAAccaatttggattttttttttaaaaagtggcGCAAAAGCTCAATGCAATAAGTGTGGCAAAGAACTTTCAATGGGGAGTTCATTAGCTTGTAAACAAACAACTGGAAACATAAAACGCCATTTGGAGAAACAACACGCTTCTGAATATAAAAAAGATGAAACCTTATTGGACCAACCAAAGGAAACAGTAACAACTAAAACAGCGGTTTCAAATCAACCAACATTAAAAACTTCATCGAGAAAACACATACAGAAATGTGGCCAGATGATTCCATGGTGTCAATAAAAAATAGACAAATCTATAATAGATTTAATATTGGTAGACATGCTGTCATACAATATTGTGGAAGGTACTGCTTTTAAACGATTAAATTTTGGTAATACAGAagcaatttgtaaatataaaaaaaaatctgaaaaattttttcgaacttCTTAAATGCCGGAAacttacaaacaaattaaacagaAGGTGTACGATGAAATACAAAAGGCGGATTGGGTTACAGATATTTGGACAAACCTATCGAAAAGCTGCTCTTTACTTAGCTTTACTGCTCATTTTATTCTTGGCTCAAAAagattgaaatatattttaggtGCATCAGTTTTAGAAGAGGATCATACAGGTTAGTTATCCTCTAGTCAAAGAATTTCATTTCGATTGAAGTAAAATTGAAATCATACCTGAccattttttcaaaactttttataataattgttcTTTTTACAGGGTCGTATATATGCGAAAAATTGGAAGCTGTAATTGAAGaatttaaacttgaaaataaaattcatattggTATttcaaataatgcaaaaaatatgacatttgcCATGAAAATTGCAGATTTTCCATCGTTTGGTTGTATGGCACATACAATTCATCTTATTGTACAAGAAAGCTTAGCGCCTTAtcaagaaataaaaactaaatgtagATCAATAGTTGGCCATTTTAAAAGATCAGAGCAAGCAtaccgaaaattaaaaaaaaacaagaaaaatgctCCTTGCCATTGCATCAACTTGTACAGGATGTTGATACAAGGTGTGCAGATTAATAAGTAGAACAAAAAGATGCTTTGTGCTTATATgctattaaaaatagaaattcttACAGCTAAAGAGTGGAAAATTATAAGTGAAATAGTAAATTTACTGCAAAGCTTTTGTGAAGCTACACTTGATATCTCAGAAGATTCGGCACCGATATCATTAGTAATTCCCATATACCAAATGCTTTTATCGAAGCTTGATGAAAATAAGACGGAAATTAAATTAAGACAATCTTTAAAAGATATATTAAAGAGGAGATTTCAATTTTTAGAAACCATGAGTTTTTTGAGTGTTGCAACACTACTCGATCCACATTTTAGGTCTAAATACCTTTCTTCACAACAGCTGGAAAAATCCACACAggatataattaattttttaaatgataattcaattaattttgaaGCATCTACCGTTATGAAAAAGAATCAGAGGCGGAATCAAAAAGACGCAAAAAAATGCAGAAAAGAGGTTCATCTTTATGGGAAAAGCATGATTCTGCTTTACATCAACCTCAAGACGAAAATATTTTcgagaaagaaataaaaatgtatatatctgAACCATTAAGTGATcgcaaaacaaatatatatgaatattgGAATTTCTGTTCATTTGCAAACCTTAAGGCTGCAGCCAGGAAATATCTATCAGCACCGCCAACGAGCGTTTCTAGTGAGCAACTATTTAGTGCTGCTGACCAACTTTATACAGATAGACGAAGTAACCTTAAAGGCTTTAATGCAGAAAAGTTACTATTTTgtcattataatataaaaacaatgaatTTTGAGTACTAGCGTACAAACTATTTAATCTGGGTTTTAGAGTTCATTTTAAgtgaactataaaataaaataaaaaataaaattaatattttgacatttatatttcttttcacAATCCTTTTTTACATAAACTAAAAGGGGCATCAGAGGATGTCAATAGTGTCATCCGTGCTTTGTTCAcggattctgagtcgatcggtatacttaaaggtgggtatagtaCTAATATGttagtgcgttacaaacatcagcacaaacgcataatacccttcccactatagtggtgtaaggtataaataCCAGAAAAAGTGCTAAGAaactattgtttttttcatttagattagatttatttatttatccattacaatacaattacaaattatactcaACCCAATTTACCGAGTAAATTAAGATCAGAGTCTCTGGTAGGAATTGAACCAACAACCCCCAGACTGATTAGCACACTATCATATAGACTATCGAGGTACccaaaattatatatagattttttcgaTTCTTACTTTAACAAACCCCAAAAGTGGATTTTCGAAATTGATCTTctagattttttctaaaattgctCTATTCTTTGTACTTTTCTCAACTGCATAAATAAAGGTTTCAGCTCAGTACGCAAACCTACCAAATCCACTTATTTTGGGATGATTCTACTTAAAACCagtgaaaaatatatcaaatttatcgaaaatatttttaaaatataaattggctgtttcccaaaatttattttaatctcaacaatttgacttaaaaaaattattgatttaagaAGTAATTCCAGAACTGATCAATTGAAATATTtggttgttaatatttttgaaattgagtttaaaattatgatatttggaatcaaaaagtacatattaacttagttttttctaattaagaaaaatatatttgaaatgtgtattgaaatataaaaccaatttgTGATAACTTGTAGCAATTTGTTGTTAATGAACATATTATTACAATTCgggaaaaattggaaaattcttaaaaaNNNNNNNNNNNNNNNNNNNNNNNNNNNNNNNNNNNNNNNNNNNNNNNNNNNNNNNNNNNNNNNNNNNNNNNNNNNNNNNNNNNNNNNNNNNNNNNNNNNNACTGCTAAGCGCATAcaaatgtatagaaaacacactttCTACATCTACGcgcatatacaaaaacaaaagtgtacTAAGTGCATAGGGCTTGGCCACCCTTGGTTTTAAGGCACTTCACATGATCCCACTTTacgtacagtgaatcaactaagtaatTTGTCTacgtaaattttcaaaattttaagaaaaaactttatctgaacaattatttttagacaaTTATTTCTAGAAACAAATCCAaatgttcccttttatgggttcttacctaattcagactctacatacccaatttcatatttctaggttcaatataatagacaattcaaaaagtaaaaacaaaaaaaaaatacattagtgctgctctcgctctgctactcttaatctgccttgtttttataaacaagagtacaataacaaaatttatcgtttgattatgattttgttttttgcaatttctgtctaaacatgaaaaaatctcaattttaaattaaattttcagaggttgtctcggactTTTGCTCATATCCGGTTTTTATGGGCCGATAAATTGcgatattttcgaaaaaatgtctaacagaattattgaagattttttatatgtgtttaattttttatatgtgtttacataaaaatacatccttgatctaatgcgacctgtttttttaatcatttaaaaaattgaagaGTCGTGC of the Lucilia cuprina isolate Lc7/37 chromosome 2, ASM2204524v1, whole genome shotgun sequence genome contains:
- the LOC124418866 gene encoding E3 SUMO-protein ligase ZBED1-like, producing MPETYKQIKQKVYDEIQKADWVTDIWTNLSKSCSLLSFTAHFILGSKRLKYILGASVLEEDHTGSYICEKLEAVIEEFKLENKIHIGISNNAKNMTFAMKIADFPSFGCMAHTIHLIVQESLAPYQEIKTKCRSIVGHFKRSEQAYRKLKKNKKNAPCHCINLYRMLIQGVQINK